TTTGGTATCACGGTCCAACCAACtacaacaagaagaagagctGCAGCGTTTTGGAAGGAAGCACCCTGCAGTTTGGAAGCATAAGCTTCACGGTCCCAACAGTAAAAGCTTGTCTAGCACGTCCAGATGAACACGCTGTTGGCTGAAAGATGAAGCCCACGGCTGGAGGAAGAGAAAGCTCACGCATAGGATGCAACACGGTACCAAATTTTCGGCAATAAAAAGGAAGTTTTCAAGAAGGCAAAAAGGGGGAGTCCCAGTGAGAGGTGACGGCCTGGGAGAGGAGTCTCTCTTCCAGGAGAAGTCCGAGAGAGATTTTCCAGAGTTCCAGCGAGAAAGAGTTTCCAGGAGGCTCTCGGTTTTAGTTCCAAATAGTGCAGTAGTGTTATTTTCTTGCACCAAAACTGTAATTCTTTCTTAAGCATGTAATGTACGAGAAGTCTGTCACAGTATTTGTAGCCGTTTGTTCGGTTTGAAATTTTATCTTCATTGTTCAGTGATTTTATTTGAAGTGTTAACGGTGAGATGAAGTTCATTTTAagacattttctatttttaccatcttttaccgTACAGTTTTTActattgttaaaatttgtttcacTGTTTTTAAATCAATAGTgtttaattttcagtttaaCTTTAATTTTCCGCAACCAAATCCAAAACATCATcaaaccccccactacgtgtaGATCTGAAACTGaacccaaattggtccttgtgagacgacctaggagtcacatcctagctaTACTACATTAATatatgcacatcaaatttgtatgaccgcgacagtcgtatcatgTCTTCACCATCATTaagccattgaagtttgtaaggttggGGTGAGGCAATATAGTTAAGGCTAACTTTTCAACCAAcctagtgctacaacaattgcaacatGAGCCACTATCCATAATAAGAGAACACGTGTTTTCTAAAACTTGACatcttgtatgaaagatgttctctctttgggTTTGGACTTGGGGACTAGGTTGATTCTTCAAAACTCTTCTCATCATGAGGAGATCTCCCTCGCATGGGTAGGAATCTTCTCCTTCACTCTCATCCTTACTTGTGCCTTTCTCCTCCTCCCCTTCACTACTATATGAGTCAACATCCCTCAAGATTATGGTCCTTTTAGTGGGGCATTGTGATGCCATATGACCTCTACCTtgacatttaaaacatttaatttcactagTACGAGTGTGTAATGATGTTCCCTCCCTTgatctatctttttctttctccttccataGATTCCTAGAGGGTTCCTCTTCCATCACTTGCTTACCTTCCCTCCTATAGTCTTTCTTAACACTAGAGTTAGAGTggtcaattttcaaaccttttctcaaatgttgttgctcaacttttatgcaaatttgtaccAAATCATTGAGATCTTGATAAGGGAACAACTCCACTTTATCTCTAATATCAAGATTAAGACCACTTAGAAATCTAGAAATAgtggttccttcttcttccctaattcCCGCTCTCATCATGTAGAGTTCCATCTTTTGCCTATACTCTTCCACACTCATGGTTCTTTGTTGgagcctttggagtttatccataagCTCTCTATGGTAGTAGGAAGGTATGTGTCTTCTTCTTAGAGCACTCTTTAAGTCATTCCAATATTGGACTTGAGGAGAATTGGagagtcttctttctctcactagggcagtccaccaatacatggcATTCCCTTGAAAGCTTAAGGTGGCTAGGGAAACTTTCCTTTCCTCTATTATTTGATGACACTCAAAAAGTTGTTCTACTTTCATTTCTCAATCTAGGTATGCCTCAACATCTTCTTTCCCATGGAAATGAGGAAGGTCTATCATAATCTCTCTTGGTGGTTGTTCACTCTCCCTTTTATACCTTCTAGGTGGAAGATGTTGGTAGAATTGTGCAGCAGTCCTACTATCTTGTTCAGGGTATGTGTTTTCTGTGGGAgtttttgaacttctccttgagtgactcctactcctacttttctttatctcttcttggaccttttcttgtttttgggctagaactctaagttcttcttctaaggtttcaagatattgttctctttcaactctttctttttctttcaaaatggattcttgcttttgccaaagttttagtgattttagttccttagccatttgttctaaatttggttgggcctcttcactataatcactatcaatttggtaagaaggttccttagacattcttaaaaaaaattcaaaatatgtaatgcacacacaaacttgtatttcaaaagtaaattcctttagagatttaaggaggcaaaataatctcaagttcacttccaggaaagagaggagaatcactaaggatcacttaaaatccaagcctttcctagccaaagtttacctcaagttctcttgcaccaaacttctcaaatggAATTAGGTTTGATACATAAGTAGacacacaataaattataagcagttaaagacaacaattaaactagactatgcggcctaatggtaaagttagaaggcactttggaaccttcaaactttaaccaactaaaaacgttttcaatatggtttacaagtctttgttaggatatgggattgagtatcacagactaccccaagatacctaacaaggttatgagttacaaatccaaaagcaatacaattttacaactcaaaaatgcgtaatacaaataaataatgtgtgttcctctctaaagtgtttcactccttttcttcttgtctcttCCTCAAGGTTTCAAGGTCCAAAGAGGTCTCCGATCACCCGATATACTatgtccaatttcgtttttcctccaaagaatatcttacaccaaatatcaaaccaaatccgaaaggtaggaatccaaagagaatgcaaatcaagggccaatttgaacaatagctcttcaaaaggagttatgttgagacaaaacagagagtaatgaacaagacaatcaagaaaataaagcttaaaaaaaatgaaggctaggcactcaaaagaattacctaaagaaaggcactagaatagattaacaaaacaaaaaacaattagaatagaGAATTATTACTTCTTATCTTTACAAACACTCAGCTAATGGTGCACTATAGGCAGAGACaatattttgtcaaaagtgTCATGTCCAAGTCTTATATCCAAGGGTCATGTCCAAGTATCATGTCAAGGTATTATGTCCAAGTATCATCTCCAAGTGTCATGGTAAAGTCTCATGTCAAAGTCTCAAgtcaaagtaactttttttttcacttttgcttttgcttgtacttttacttcttttttttttactttggctttttacttttgtctacacttttgtttttcaacacaaattagatctggacaatttgtttgggtagctcaaagttcatgactcaaagaaaaaaaaaatggaagaaatcttaatagaatcaaaaatagagcatgaaactcaaagaaacacaagagaaacttaactctaagaacttgacaatgatctaatgacaagcatgaactcaaatatgaaataaaaaagcactcaaatggatgtatatactgtaatttcgaaatcccaatgggacatatttttttatgatttttgcaaagcccgaactaagagaaaatgacataaaaatgactacacatgactctagacaacatggatggaattaaaaataaaaaataacccaaaaatgacattaaaccataaccaaatatatgaagaaagactcaaaaaaaatataaaagcacgccacaacacatgtatatggaaacttagtggtaaaaaccgaatggttccgcaaaagaacaaactagaaccataaaaataacatatatggatgcaaacaatggaagacaataaagaacaacacaataacaacaagaaatacacaaagataggtaaaggaccaagatacttagctcttgtagacccaaagctcttgataccaaatgatagcgtcctcctcgagctaggttgggccaaagcacgaagatgaagctatggaggtggaatttgtgcggaagcgatggatatggtggtggactcacaattttggtgaggtttttggtgagtatttgtggtaggatggaggtgtttgatggatctccggagaggttgggccaactctagccttgacttgagacaagatatgtttgcacacattttggcataataacattcaaattcatcaagtgattttacaaggaaggagacccttctatttatagagaaatgtgtctccaaagtagacaagaaaccctaaaaactatccactcttaaagagacatgtggcaatcatcttttacaaagtttctccactcttagagtgccatgtggcaatccacttttgtaaagtcttctccactcatgtggtaatccacttttgcaaagttcctccactcttaaagtgccatgtgacaatccacttttgcaaaagctttccactcttagagtgacatgtgacaatccactttaggaagagtttctccacttggaaagtgacacatggccacttcctttttaagaagtgtcttcactaagagcttgccatgtggccatcatgtcccatggtgggacacactctttaaaaataagattacaaaccatacaatacttagcccttaatacaaggcctaaaattaaatactatactatttgacccttaatacaaggtctaaaatacACACGATTTTACCATGGCTAGGGCATATGCCATCaagaagagtgtgatggtggTGAAGAACAGGAAGAGGttgaaatgggtgaggaagaagaagaatgtgATGGTGGTGATGAACATGATTATCTTCGTGAAGAAGAGGAAGGGGGAATGTGGTTGAGGAGGAAGTAGAAGCTTTAGCTGAAGAATGTCTGGATGACAGTGAAGAAGACAGAATGgctaatgatgatgatgagtttgGTGTTGAGCATGATAGGGTGGACCAAGTTCGTAGAAACATTAATCCAGTTTTGGATAGGTGGAAtacaatgaaaaaaagaagaagaaatgtgtAACTAGAAGAGGCAATGTTGGGGAAGATTCATTTATAAtgaatgaagaagttgaagatcATGACATCAATGAAGATTACAATAGTGATGAATTGGATTCAAATGTAAATAGTGATGAGGATGTGAGGTTGAAAAAGGGAAACTTTAAAAAGTATAGAAAAGATGATATGAACAAGAACTTCAGATTCGAATTGGGGATTGAGTTTTGTTCATTAAAGGAATTTAAAAATGCACTAATGGAACATAGTGTATTAAATGGAAAAGAGGTTAAGTTTGTGAATAATGACCTGAACAGAGTAAGGGCAGTTTGTAAAAACAAGTGTGGTTTTCTTATTATGGCTAGCAAGGTAGGAGGCAAGCAAACATTTAGGGTCAAAACCTTGGTTGGACGACACAGTTGGGGAAGGGTTTTTGGAAACAAAAGTGCAAATGTAAGCTGGATTGCACAAGTATTAGTAGACAGGTTTGTAAATGTGGCTAACATGACAGTCAATCAAATCATTGATGACATTAAGAAGTCATTCAGTGTTGGAATAACTGCTTGGAAAGCTGGAAAGGCCAAACAAATTGCTTTGGATTCTTTTGTTGGTGATGGAGAACGACAATATGGTCGTCTATATGATTATGTGGGTGAATTGCTAAGAGTGAAGTCTAGAACCtttaaaattaaagtgaatCAACCCCAACCAAGTTTGCCACCAAGATTTGGGTCATTTTATATGTGTTTAGAGGGTTGTAAGCAAGGCTTCTTAGGAAGTTGCAGGCCCTTCATAGGGGTAGATGGTTGTCATCTGAAGACAACATATGGTGGTCAGTTGTTGGTGGCAGTGGGCAGAGATCCCAATGACCAATATTTTCCACTAGCTTTTGTTGtagttgaaaatgaatgcaaagaAAGCTGGAGATGGTTTTTGACACTACTTCTGGATGATATTGGTGGCATTGATTGTCAATGTTGGGTTTTCATTTCTGATCAACaaaagttattttcattttaatgttttcctatttttatttcGTAGCAGTGACATTATTTACTATTGACCAAGACCTTTTGTGTTTTATAGGGACTAATGACAGTTTTTTATGACATCTTGGATGGAGTGGAACATAGATTATGCTTAAGGCACTTGTATAACAATTACAAGAAGAAATTTGGTGGAGGAGTGCTTATGAGAGATCTTATGATGGGGGCTGCCAAGGCCATATTTCAACAGGACTGGGAAAAGAAAATGGGTGAGTTgtctgataatgctaaattataccatattttaagcatcattttagtggcaaaatcaactcctttcttacttataacttgcttaatcctcttctttggtcttgttttctaaatatttgtgtttttggctaccttgatgtactttcatcaataatcccttattttgtagctaaaaatgagcttggaagactctccaacaatgtctaaggctgaaccaaccactagaagcaagcagatctgcagaaaaagtgaaaatgatgcagtgctgaaaagtcaggcccaagccccccctggttgaggggcgcccaagcgcgactgcaccagggccagtttctgcacagaaaagtgaccaggtgccagttttgtgtgctggtcgcgcccgggcgtgaaaaaggggcgcccgggcgcgactttttgcgagaagcttgCGCCCAGGCGTGcgaaatggggcgcccaggcgcgactttttccgagaggctcgcgcccgggcgcgatttttgctgatgtgtcagatccagcttatttaacccagaaacgcgaagggcGCGActttcacatgttgtcttagatcccaatTCTTTAAtacgggttttgcttgttagattgccaaggaattggggtttgataaggaaaacctaggctctttcacctaaggaattagggctagagtgttttagtggattgactttagtaaattgatagagaggagataaaattggtcatacacaagagtgcattggtgaaaactaaccttagcaatgtcatttcataccatttctagtcttttccatttccaagtgccttcaataccaaagtccaaccttgtaattatgtatgaatttacattcctgcacttgttctgtatattgatgttatgttattgagtctatatgagttgttaatcgcacaattctctagtattacgagtctcttgggaaaacgataccaatcttaccggtttattacttgaacgattcggtgcacttgccgaaatcgagcccaacaagtattttttgagctaacaagtttttagtgccgttgccaaggatttggggattgaacctgagtcctagcaacggccaacaagttaaattgggcctcatcgagtttttggcgccgttgacggggactcgtgtcaatactagacttttgtgaggtttctaacttatgtagacttgattttgtatatagaactaactcttgtgttgtaaatagattttcagttttgtttgggctaatttgtggctttagcctagttgtgtctaagtgtatatgcagggagatgttcatacatggaggactgcagcctcaaaagcatcatgaagaccctaaGATTGAAGgaaattataggacacaaggagacaactatgttgagcatcacaagctgccctaacttcttcttcctttgaagatgctccaagtgttaagtgaaagatgaagaaaggaagaagaaaaagagaaagactagtcaccactacccttggatgagagacaaagaactcaagcctagcaagcaaaatttgatcaagaggattgagtgtttgaagatgtcaaggtagtggaagggctaaaaagaagaattcaagctatgagagttgatttggtggctagaaagttgttcaagaagagttggtggaaggagcacaccaacatcaacatttgcacttcattgagtaatccgtcaagctaatgacgttaaacaagcgcttttgggaggcaacccagttttcttatcctttttactagtgttttgtgatttttgtgttatttgcattagtaacttatgttttgcatatttgtgtagttttgaattgttgtgagttttgagttgtaatgttgtttttgtggtttgtataagtgtattaggttagttttagcttgtttggtgtgtgagtgcattgaatgaaggtctagaaccaaaaatcacatggtgagtggccaatttcgcagaaatctgcattatgcagaaaactgatatggcgcccaagcgccccctgctgaggggcgcccgggcgtgagctGCACCAATGGCCTCCTGCATCAAACTGAccgagtggcgcccaagcgccccctactgaggggcgcccgagcgtgACCTGCACCAGTGGCGTCcagcacaaaaaaaaatttctggttctgcacttttgttttttttgatttatgatgagtttcccattcttttgcactctttcacacactccttttgatgtgtttttatacctttttgtgtttttgtacCTTTAGGAAGCTTAATTttaagacttccctctttgttcttatacttttgtctttgtttgttttggctttcattgttttgtttctttgctttcttgtgcatctttcttttagtttgttttatggattcttctcttcagttgttgactatgggatactaattttgctttgagctttcctgttacaggataagatcttccttaggaattaaagagtttaaaaccaccagtggccaacctttgaggcatgcgtgagttgagcaccatatgaaatgaagattttgctgctcgtgtagcatggcctgggggacaggcccctactgatggggaaggtggagcagttgcggagtataagctattgttggaggaagatgtggcagatgaaagtgaagctagtctcctacactgctggagctgcaaagagtccattttaatcggtttttcagttttaatttccagttcttatttgctttcagtttttgaatttggatttctttttgacttgccttgtggatagttcttgtgcaattggtctggtgatttgagtgaatcattttctatgcttgaattgaatacaaatctgttgtgcttgctctttatccatgagaattgttttgaaaatctaattgagattatgtggttgagcctgttgaacagagattgtggttgcttgtatatgtttagatagatgcttggttttaattgtgatcaatattcttggcatgatgtttatcaaattttggaaccttgaGTGAACCTGttagatgttgtgcctcagagtttattgatgaatgttattactttggaatcatagttgattttgcctgagtttctctatttgaactagttacttgcatgttacaaatgatcaaggccatcttgttcttccacctcttctacattttgagcctaaaagccaatgtataacctttgaaccttaaagaaaactttctcattcccgaaaccttaagcttattgaaaaatcattaacctccttaccttgagttgagatgatcATATATATTAGAGtgaggagaatggtctaagtttgggggagttcttgtcaaaaggggagcattgagaaaaacaataagttgagttaaaaagaaagaaaaagaagaaagaagaagaaagacaaaaacatgaattcaatgaaaaagagttgggaaataagttgagagtggtttattcaattttggagaaaaagataTACTTTGCTATATCATgaactaaattgtttggtctcttatctcaaggtgctttgttgtccagaaaaaccaaattttcttcttagcccagccacaatacacgcttcaaaaagtccttgtgatgtaacttgtttgttaatgtgtttgatattgttgaaacgaaaggcaaagttgatttgtgtaacattgtgatagttgagagttagacacacatccttatacaccattgtgcttgagtgaaacactttccttggtgaggattggttccatgcactcattgaaaacaacttgccatgtttgttgatctatcatttgcatctatcttgtgatttttaatttgtgagcaccatgattgaagtttagcttgctaagactatattgtctcttgaatgtgatttataagttgagcaagcacgattgattttgtttatttgattgaaactatgcttgagttgctagaccattgtgattgaattgtttgctaggagaagtacttttgcttgaggacaaggaaagttgtaagtttgggggtattttgataatgctaaattataccatattttaagcatcattttagtggcataatcaactcctttcttacttataacttgcttaatcctcttcttttgtcttgttttctaaatatttgtgtttttggctaccttgatgtactttcatcaataatcccttattttgtagctaaaaatgagcttggaagactctccaacaatgtctaaggctgaaccaaccactagaagcaagcagatatgcagaaaaagtgaaaatgatgcagtgctgaaaagtcaggcccaagccccccctggctgaggggcgcccaagcgcgactgcaccagggccagtttctgcacagaaaagtgaccaggtgccaATTTTGTGTGCTGgttgcgcccgggcgtgaaaaaggggcgcccgggcgcgactttttgcgagaagcttgCGCCCAGGCGTGCGAAATGGGGCGCCTAGGCGCGACTTTttccgagaggctcgcgcccgggcgcaactgagagggcgcccgggtgtgacttttgctgatgtgtcagatccagcttatttaacccagaaacgcgaaggggtttgggtctttggtcatttggaggcgcgatttcacggctggagctcatggagggcgtgaggagcttgtgggaacatctcctcctcttcctttgggtctccttcttcttccatcttccatgtttgtaagctttagggttctccatggaaatggagagccaaacccatcttgttagggttagttgtagccattgaattcttgtgtaattattgaatgatttgaatatatatatgccttttctatcaattgctagtattcttgtttccgatcttaaagcttgcatgtaatgggaacgttcatgacttgattttggggttttatggattatgggaacgtaagatgaaatcttgaactgaaataagagtccttgtgggtcattgattctaggaatggaagatgattcacatgttgtcttagatcccaattctttaatgcgggttttgcttgttagattgccaaggaattggggtttgataaggaaaacctaggctctttcacctaaggaattagggctagagtgttttagtggattgactttagtaaattgatagagaggagataaaattggtcatacacaagagtgcattggtgaaaactaaccttagcaatgtcatttcataccatttctagtcttttccatttccaagtgccttcaataccaaagtccaaccttgtaattatgtatgaatttacattcctgcacttgttctgtatattgatgttatgttattgagtctatatgagttgttaatcgcacaattctctagtattacgagtctcttgggaaaacgatacctggtcttaccggtttattacttgaacgattcggtgcacttgtcaaaatcgagcccaacaagtattttttgagctaacaagtttttagtgccgttgccaaggatttggggattgaacccgagtcctagcaacggccaacaagttaaattgggcctcatcatTGTCGAATATTAACATTGATGCTTACAATTGGTTGCTAGCTATTCTCACTAAGTGTTGGTGTAAACATGCATTCAGTATTTATCCTAGATGCGATgtcttgataaataatttgtcTGAGTCATTTAATAGTACAATTTTACTAGCTAGAGACAAATCTATCATAACTATGATGGAATGGATTAGAACTTACATTAGGAGTAGGTTTGCAACACTTAGAGAAAAAGTAAAGACATATACAGGAGTTGCCATGCCTAAACCACGAAATAGGCTTGATAGGGAAGTAGAGAAGAGTGGAAATTGGATTCCAACTTGGCCAAGGGCTGCAAAATTTTAAGTCACTCACGGGTTTACAATGGATAACTTTGTAGTTGACCTAAGTAACCATTCATGTAGTTGTTACTTTTGGGATTTGGTAAGAATACCTTGCAGGCACGCTGTGGCTGCCATAAAATACAAAGTAGAAAACCCTAAAGACTATGTACATCCTTATTACAAGAAAGAGGCTTATGAAACTTGTTATGGCCCTGAAATTGTTCCAATCAATGGACAACAATTGTGGTCTACTTATGAATCTGGTGCGCTACTGCCTCCAATTTATAAAACACCCCATGGGAGGCCTAAAAAACTAAGAAGAAGGGAGGCTGATGAATATGTGAGTCATACAAAATTGTCAAAGAAGAATCTTGTTATGAAGTGTAGCAGCTGTAATGAATTTGGTCATAATGTAAGAACATGTAAAAGGGGAAAGAAAAAGGTACAAAATCACTCTTTTACAACTTCACTTATTTACACATTGATAATTATTTACAGTATGATAAAGCATAATATCTCTTTtactccaaaattgaataacccactctcaacttatttcccaactctttttcattgaattcatgtttttgtttttcttcttcttctttcttctttttctttctttttaactcaacttattgtttttctcaatgctctccttttgacaagaactcccccaaacttaaaccattctcctcactCTAATATATATGATCATCTctactcaaggtaagga
This sequence is a window from Vigna angularis cultivar LongXiaoDou No.4 chromosome 2, ASM1680809v1, whole genome shotgun sequence. Protein-coding genes within it:
- the LOC108327219 gene encoding uncharacterized protein LOC108327219 produces the protein MNEEVEDHDINEDYNSDELDSNVNSDEDVRLKKGNFKKYRKDDMNKNFRFELGIEFCSLKEFKNALMEHSVLNGKEVKFVNNDLNRVRAVCKNKCGFLIMASKVGGKQTFRVKTLVGRHSWGRVFGNKSANVSWIAQVLVDRFVNVANMTVNQIIDDIKKSFSVGITAWKAGKAKQIALDSFVGDGERQYGRLYDYVGELLRVKSRTFKIKVNQPQPSLPPRFGSFYMCLEGCKQGFLGSCRPFIGVDGCHLKTTYGGQLLVAVGRDPNDQYFPLAFVVVENECKESWRWFLTLLLDDIGGIDCQCWVFISDQQKLFSF